Proteins from a single region of Companilactobacillus farciminis KCTC 3681 = DSM 20184:
- a CDS encoding HAD family hydrolase gives MPKYLVFMDLDGTLLASDHKHISPRTKETIESLQQKGVIFYIATGRMYELAKITQRLLNPDVRMITSNGAVFDGANGREVTKLGVEAVDLAYKVTVKYQLPMMLFTPEKAYFTRKIPDFIAQNAGNFDEDFGYEEVESFSELKPVMKDITNGVVLSRGDMSELNTVRDELIDSHLMEMSSSSPDNLEMIPLQTDKGTAVKRIQQEWGIDYDHTFVFGDGMNDVGMMKEAKYSVAMGNGLPEVKKTANFVTETNAKDGLAKFLEDYFAKEK, from the coding sequence ATGCCAAAATATTTAGTATTTATGGATCTTGATGGAACGCTTTTAGCGAGTGATCATAAGCATATTTCTCCACGAACTAAAGAAACGATTGAGAGTCTACAACAAAAGGGAGTAATTTTTTACATTGCAACGGGGCGGATGTACGAGTTAGCTAAAATTACGCAAAGATTGTTGAATCCTGATGTAAGAATGATAACGTCTAATGGAGCCGTCTTTGATGGTGCTAATGGTCGAGAAGTTACTAAGTTGGGTGTAGAAGCAGTAGATTTGGCCTACAAAGTGACAGTAAAATATCAACTGCCAATGATGCTCTTTACACCAGAGAAAGCTTATTTCACTAGAAAAATTCCTGATTTTATTGCTCAAAATGCTGGTAATTTTGATGAAGATTTTGGCTATGAGGAAGTTGAAAGTTTTTCAGAATTAAAACCCGTTATGAAAGATATTACTAATGGGGTAGTTTTGAGTCGAGGAGATATGTCAGAGCTCAACACTGTTCGAGATGAGTTGATCGACAGTCATTTAATGGAAATGTCTTCTTCTAGTCCAGACAACTTAGAAATGATCCCACTGCAGACGGATAAAGGAACTGCCGTCAAGAGAATTCAACAGGAGTGGGGTATTGATTATGACCATACTTTCGTTTTTGGCGATGGAATGAATGATGTTGGGATGATGAAAGAAGCTAAATATTCAGTCGCAATGGGCAACGGTTTACCGGAAGTCAAAAAGACCGCTAATTTTGTGACCGAGACTAATGCTAAAGATGGTTTGGCTAAGTTCTTAGAGGATTATTTTGCAAAAGAAAAATAA
- the uhpT gene encoding hexose-6-phosphate:phosphate antiporter → MLHYFDLKRPQKLGLSIDEQKNRWFREFLKSFLVVFFVYFCMYLIRNNLSAAQPLLVKDGISTTALGWIGYGFSLAYGIGKTVLGYVVDGKNTKKFMSFLLILAAIMTLIIGVALLMDHAPVGLILVLWSLNGIFQSPGGSASLSTISRWTTTTTRGRYIGIWNISHEFGGAVAGVIALWGANHLFGGNVGGMFIFPAIIGLIVGFWGLFFGADDPQELGWDPSEVIFGENVSKADQSASKMSKWTIFKTFVMKSPWVWLLCIANVFVYVVRIGIVNWAPLYTVQQLHFTVAQGANTLLLFQLGGIIGSVVWGWFSDLLKGRRAVVSIICLALTAFVVLGYRYGTTPMMINTSLFFLGMLIYGPQLLIGVSVISFVPKNALNVSDGLTGTFAYIFGDLMAQVGFAAIADPKQNGLSILGMNLHGWNDTFIVFYLAVVLSIIVLAVIAVGEEKRIRQQLN, encoded by the coding sequence ATGTTACATTATTTTGACCTGAAACGTCCTCAAAAATTGGGTTTATCAATTGACGAACAAAAGAACCGTTGGTTTCGTGAATTTTTAAAGTCATTTTTGGTCGTTTTCTTCGTTTATTTCTGTATGTATTTGATTCGGAATAATCTTTCCGCAGCACAACCTCTATTAGTTAAAGATGGGATTTCTACAACTGCTTTAGGTTGGATTGGTTACGGATTCTCACTAGCTTATGGGATTGGCAAAACCGTCTTAGGCTACGTCGTTGATGGCAAGAACACTAAGAAATTCATGTCATTTCTTTTGATTCTCGCCGCAATCATGACCTTGATCATTGGGGTTGCATTATTGATGGATCACGCTCCAGTCGGATTGATCTTAGTCCTCTGGTCATTGAACGGTATTTTCCAATCACCCGGTGGTTCAGCTTCTCTATCTACGATTTCACGTTGGACAACAACTACTACTCGTGGTCGCTACATCGGAATTTGGAATATTTCTCACGAGTTCGGTGGTGCCGTTGCTGGTGTCATTGCTCTTTGGGGTGCTAACCACCTCTTTGGCGGAAACGTCGGTGGTATGTTTATTTTTCCTGCTATTATTGGTTTGATTGTCGGTTTCTGGGGATTGTTCTTCGGTGCCGATGATCCACAAGAACTAGGTTGGGACCCTAGTGAAGTCATCTTTGGCGAAAATGTCTCTAAAGCTGACCAGTCTGCTTCTAAGATGAGTAAGTGGACCATCTTTAAGACCTTTGTTATGAAGAGTCCTTGGGTTTGGCTACTATGTATCGCTAACGTCTTCGTTTACGTTGTCAGAATCGGGATCGTCAACTGGGCTCCTTTGTACACGGTTCAACAACTCCACTTTACAGTCGCACAAGGTGCCAATACCTTATTGCTCTTCCAACTAGGTGGAATTATTGGTAGCGTTGTTTGGGGCTGGTTCTCAGATCTTTTGAAAGGTCGTCGGGCTGTTGTTTCAATCATCTGTTTGGCTTTAACAGCCTTTGTTGTTCTGGGCTATCGTTATGGAACGACACCTATGATGATCAATACTTCATTATTCTTCTTAGGAATGTTGATTTATGGACCACAACTATTGATTGGAGTTTCCGTTATCAGCTTCGTACCTAAGAATGCATTGAATGTTTCCGACGGATTGACTGGTACTTTTGCTTATATCTTCGGTGATTTAATGGCACAAGTTGGTTTTGCGGCTATCGCTGATCCTAAACAAAATGGCCTCTCAATCCTTGGTATGAATCTTCACGGTTGGAATGATACTTTCATCGTCTTCTATTTAGCAGTCGTCTTGAGTATCATCGTCTTAGCTGTAATTGCCGTTGGTGAAGAAAAACGGATTCGTCAACAACTAAATTAA